One genomic segment of candidate division WOR-3 bacterium includes these proteins:
- the lysS gene encoding lysine--tRNA ligase — protein MKENKKYPEEYKIRLEKIQKLKEIGIEPFAYRFDGKVDIRLIREKESEFLGKEIRTAGRLKFFRDFGKLIFAVIEDESEKLQIVLEKSSLNEKYQIFRKYIDPGDIIGVEGKLGKTQKGELSIFVKDFILLTKALLPLPEKFHGLQDKELMYRKRYLHLISDLSSREVFKLRTKIFDFIRGFLNKNKFIEVETPILQPIYGGATARPFKTYSNALDTELYLRISNELYLKRLIVGGFERVYEFSKDFRNEGIDKSHYPEFTLLEGYIAYWDYEVLSLFIEELLYSLVIEIKGSYEIEYQGQKISFERPFKRVDYVEYLKSKIGFNPLEADVKKLQDVAKDLGIEEKNYPKVLDKIFDYFSSKEFINPTFVFNYPKELSPLAKKKRDENRLTERFELYIAGLEVVNAFSELNDPIDQEERFLKQIELRELGDEEAHAFDEDYIEALSYGMPPTAGFGIGMDRLCMILLDKPNIRDVILFPGLRPKKE, from the coding sequence ATGAAGGAAAACAAAAAGTATCCTGAGGAATATAAAATACGCTTAGAGAAAATTCAAAAACTGAAAGAAATTGGAATCGAACCCTTTGCTTACAGATTTGATGGTAAAGTGGATATAAGGTTAATAAGGGAAAAGGAGTCAGAATTTCTTGGTAAGGAAATAAGAACTGCAGGAAGACTAAAATTTTTCAGGGATTTTGGTAAATTAATTTTTGCTGTTATTGAAGATGAAAGTGAAAAATTACAAATTGTTCTTGAAAAGAGTTCTTTAAATGAAAAATATCAAATCTTCAGAAAGTATATAGATCCAGGAGATATTATTGGTGTTGAGGGAAAGTTAGGAAAAACTCAGAAAGGGGAGCTTTCAATATTTGTTAAAGATTTTATTTTACTTACAAAGGCACTTTTACCTTTACCTGAAAAATTTCATGGATTACAGGATAAAGAGCTTATGTACAGAAAGAGGTATTTACATTTGATTTCTGATTTAAGTTCAAGGGAAGTTTTTAAATTAAGGACTAAGATTTTTGATTTTATAAGGGGTTTTCTTAACAAGAATAAATTTATTGAAGTTGAAACCCCAATTTTACAACCCATATATGGTGGTGCAACAGCAAGACCCTTTAAAACTTATTCAAATGCCCTTGATACAGAACTTTATTTAAGAATTTCAAATGAACTTTATCTTAAAAGGTTAATTGTAGGTGGGTTTGAAAGAGTTTATGAATTTTCAAAAGATTTCAGAAATGAGGGAATAGATAAAAGCCACTATCCTGAATTTACACTTCTTGAAGGCTACATTGCTTACTGGGATTATGAAGTTTTATCTCTTTTTATTGAAGAATTGCTGTATTCACTTGTTATTGAGATAAAAGGAAGTTATGAGATTGAGTATCAAGGTCAAAAAATTTCCTTTGAAAGACCCTTTAAAAGAGTCGATTATGTTGAATATTTAAAAAGTAAAATTGGATTTAATCCCTTAGAGGCTGATGTTAAAAAACTTCAAGATGTGGCTAAAGATCTTGGTATAGAGGAAAAAAATTATCCAAAAGTTCTTGATAAGATTTTTGACTATTTTTCTTCCAAGGAATTTATAAATCCTACCTTTGTTTTTAATTATCCAAAAGAACTTTCACCCCTTGCGAAAAAGAAAAGGGACGAAAATAGACTTACAGAAAGGTTTGAACTTTATATTGCAGGTTTAGAGGTTGTGAATGCTTTCTCAGAATTGAATGACCCAATAGATCAGGAGGAAAGATTTTTAAAACAGATAGAACTCAGAGAACTGGGTGATGAGGAGGCTCATGCTTTTGATGAGGATTATATTGAGGCTCTTTCCTATGGAATGCCTCCAACAGCAGGATTTGGTATAGGTATGGATAGGTTGTGTATGATACTTTTAGATAAGCCTAATATAAGGGATGTGATTTTATTTCCTGGTTTAAGACCCAAAAAAGAGTGA
- a CDS encoding S16 family serine protease gives GSPIFYSETKIRKGTVGVATGLAWTPTGGEILFIESAKMPGRGALILTGKLGEVMRESCQAALTLIRANSRAWNINYSEIEKSDIHIHVPEGAIPKDGPSAGVAIFVSLLSLFTGKPVDPEVAMTGEITLRGKVMPVGGIKEKVLAAKRAGIKRVILPSWNEKDVKELPSYIIKGMEFIYVDNIYDVIKYLFPDLKKEKKVKKKK, from the coding sequence TGGTTCTCCTATTTTTTATTCTGAAACAAAAATAAGAAAGGGAACAGTTGGAGTTGCGACAGGGTTAGCATGGACTCCTACAGGTGGAGAAATTCTTTTTATAGAATCAGCAAAAATGCCAGGAAGGGGGGCTTTAATTTTAACAGGAAAACTTGGAGAAGTAATGAGAGAATCCTGTCAGGCTGCTTTAACACTTATCAGAGCAAATTCAAGAGCCTGGAATATAAATTATTCGGAAATTGAAAAAAGTGATATTCATATTCATGTTCCAGAGGGAGCAATTCCAAAAGATGGACCTTCTGCAGGAGTTGCAATTTTTGTATCTTTACTTTCACTTTTTACAGGTAAACCAGTAGATCCAGAAGTAGCAATGACTGGTGAAATAACCTTAAGGGGAAAAGTTATGCCAGTGGGTGGAATAAAAGAAAAAGTCCTTGCAGCAAAAAGAGCAGGAATCAAAAGAGTAATTCTTCCAAGCTGGAATGAAAAAGATGTTAAAGAATTACCTTCTTACATAATAAAGGGAATGGAATTTATTTATGTTGATAATATATACGATGTTATTAAGTATTTATTTCCTGATTTAAAAAAAGAAAAAAAAGTTAAAAAAAAGAAATAA
- a CDS encoding ABC transporter permease, giving the protein MRLKSGFLLSILAFLSISGIFLSVMALILVTGVITGFHSEIKTRILSLTPHILIQKFGGEKIENPDSIIKKISKIKGIEKVIKYKITKTLFKNKINIDGGLVRALPDGDFPLKRKLKESIVEGEFSLRENEILLGDYLAYRLRANIGDTILLMIPFEEKFSPLFFPVKSEKFVVSGIFDLGYYEYNSSFAFISFEKFEKILKSSNTLLEVVLSEPYNAEIIKKKIDKELRYPFYTVTWIDMNKSLFSALKLEKLALFLILSILIFVASFMIMGNLFVLMAKKTREIGILMSMGFKKEDVFKIFLLEGLILGSIGIISGVMIGSFLGFIAGKYKLIKLPPDVYFIDYMPVVISLKDIFWIFLSSYLIVIFSSVIPAIKASKILPREALRYE; this is encoded by the coding sequence TTGAGACTTAAGAGTGGTTTTTTACTTTCAATCCTTGCTTTTCTTTCAATTTCAGGTATTTTTTTAAGTGTTATGGCATTAATCCTTGTTACTGGTGTTATAACAGGTTTCCATTCCGAGATAAAAACGAGAATTTTATCATTAACCCCTCATATTTTGATTCAGAAATTTGGGGGAGAGAAAATAGAAAATCCCGATAGTATCATAAAAAAGATAAGTAAGATTAAGGGAATTGAAAAGGTTATTAAATACAAGATAACAAAAACCTTATTTAAAAATAAAATTAATATTGATGGTGGTCTTGTAAGGGCTTTACCCGATGGAGATTTCCCTTTGAAGAGAAAATTGAAAGAAAGCATTGTTGAAGGTGAGTTCAGTTTAAGGGAAAATGAAATTTTACTGGGTGATTATCTTGCTTACAGGTTAAGAGCAAATATAGGTGATACTATACTTCTTATGATCCCTTTTGAGGAAAAGTTTTCTCCTCTTTTTTTTCCTGTAAAATCTGAAAAATTTGTGGTCTCAGGAATTTTTGATCTCGGTTATTATGAATACAATTCTTCTTTTGCCTTTATATCTTTCGAAAAATTTGAGAAAATTTTAAAATCTTCAAATACCCTCTTAGAGGTTGTTTTAAGTGAACCTTATAATGCTGAAATTATAAAAAAGAAAATAGATAAGGAATTGAGATACCCCTTTTATACAGTTACCTGGATAGATATGAATAAATCTTTATTTTCTGCCCTTAAACTTGAGAAACTTGCTCTTTTTTTGATTCTTTCAATTCTGATTTTTGTGGCCTCTTTTATGATAATGGGGAATTTATTTGTTTTAATGGCAAAAAAAACAAGGGAAATAGGTATTTTAATGAGTATGGGTTTTAAAAAAGAAGATGTGTTTAAAATTTTTTTACTTGAAGGTTTAATACTTGGAAGTATAGGTATAATTTCAGGAGTAATGATTGGTTCTTTTTTGGGTTTTATAGCCGGAAAATATAAACTCATCAAACTTCCTCCTGATGTTTATTTTATTGATTATATGCCTGTAGTTATAAGCTTAAAAGATATTTTTTGGATTTTTCTCTCTTCTTATCTCATAGTTATTTTTTCCTCAGTAATACCTGCGATTAAAGCATCAAAAATTTTGCCAAGAGAAGCTCTGAGATATGAGTGA
- a CDS encoding protein arginine kinase gives MIPERFKWMSEKIPFWLRFISPVYGDIVLSIRIRLARNLKGYNFPLYLDEEKRVKIFNLIRDALYSIEKLKNLKIYEIDELEKIEKDFLVERHLISKDLLKDGKGRGVVMDMEEKISIMINEEDHLRIQVFYPGFMFEEAFMKIMEIDDLIGSTLLYAFHNKYGFLTTCPTNVGTGFRVSSLLHLPVSVLSGRIQEVINFALSNDITVRGYYGEGSEVMGNIFQFSSLRTFGKSEEEILSNFKDVLYKIIDIEKEEREKILKSAKDLIEDKVMRTIGILKSAKFLNSKEVMEYTSHLRMAAGMNIIDINIEKINEIMLLNQPAHIQILFGKVMEEKERDKFRGILVRSRLNLS, from the coding sequence ATGATACCTGAAAGATTTAAATGGATGAGTGAAAAAATTCCTTTCTGGCTAAGATTTATAAGTCCTGTTTATGGTGACATTGTTCTTTCTATAAGAATAAGACTTGCGAGAAATTTAAAGGGTTACAATTTTCCCTTATATCTTGATGAGGAAAAGAGGGTTAAGATTTTTAATTTGATAAGGGATGCCCTTTATTCAATTGAAAAACTGAAGAACCTTAAAATTTACGAGATTGATGAACTTGAGAAAATTGAAAAAGATTTTCTTGTAGAGAGACATCTTATATCAAAGGATTTATTGAAGGATGGAAAGGGTAGAGGAGTTGTAATGGATATGGAAGAAAAGATAAGTATTATGATAAATGAGGAAGATCACCTAAGAATTCAGGTTTTTTATCCTGGTTTTATGTTTGAGGAAGCTTTTATGAAAATAATGGAAATAGATGACCTTATTGGTTCTACTCTCTTGTATGCATTTCATAATAAATATGGATTTTTAACGACCTGTCCTACAAATGTTGGAACAGGTTTCAGGGTTTCCTCTTTGCTTCATCTTCCTGTTTCAGTTTTATCGGGAAGGATTCAGGAGGTTATTAACTTTGCTCTTAGTAATGATATTACAGTAAGGGGTTATTATGGTGAAGGTTCAGAGGTTATGGGAAATATTTTTCAGTTTTCTTCATTAAGAACTTTTGGAAAATCAGAGGAGGAAATTCTTTCTAATTTTAAGGATGTACTTTATAAAATAATAGATATAGAAAAAGAAGAAAGGGAAAAAATTTTAAAGAGCGCAAAAGATCTAATAGAGGATAAGGTTATGAGAACTATAGGCATTCTAAAAAGTGCTAAATTTTTGAATTCAAAAGAGGTTATGGAGTATACCTCTCATTTAAGGATGGCAGCGGGTATGAATATTATTGATATAAATATTGAAAAGATCAATGAAATAATGCTTTTAAATCAACCCGCGCATATTCAGATTTTATTCGGAAAAGTTATGGAAGAAAAAGAGAGGGATAAATTTAGAGGTATTCTTGTAAGGTCAAGACTTAATCTTTCATGA
- a CDS encoding ParB N-terminal domain-containing protein, giving the protein MAKTTNEIKKLIAEIEEEGVKVLATFNDPYGDKPQLLVEVPINMVEPTPFQRDLSEPHVRRLMEVIETVGRYLDPIILVRPKKGVYWTPNGNHRREAMLRLGKEKITGILIPDYSTTYQILALNTEKAHNIKEKSLEVIRMYKTIMKEEPDKYESEYAFQFEEAPYITLGILYEEKPKFSGGAYHTFLKKVDNFLDIPFEEAYTEREKRASILAEVDEIVQEKVIKIRERGINHPFVKQFVVSKANPFGRKRKLDVNYYEAFEMFKERLNELDVSKVSLEDIVSAESSFEE; this is encoded by the coding sequence ATGGCAAAGACAACAAATGAAATAAAAAAACTTATAGCAGAAATTGAAGAAGAAGGTGTTAAAGTTCTCGCTACATTTAATGACCCCTATGGGGATAAACCACAACTTCTTGTTGAAGTTCCAATAAATATGGTTGAACCCACTCCTTTCCAGAGAGATCTTTCTGAACCTCATGTTAGAAGGTTGATGGAAGTGATTGAGACAGTTGGTAGGTATCTTGATCCTATTATTCTTGTTAGGCCTAAAAAGGGAGTTTATTGGACCCCAAATGGAAATCATAGAAGAGAGGCTATGTTAAGGCTTGGTAAGGAAAAAATTACAGGAATTTTAATTCCTGATTATTCCACCACATATCAGATACTGGCTTTAAATACAGAAAAGGCTCATAACATAAAAGAAAAATCGCTTGAAGTGATTAGAATGTATAAGACAATAATGAAAGAAGAACCAGATAAATATGAAAGTGAATATGCTTTCCAATTTGAAGAGGCTCCTTATATAACTCTTGGTATTTTATATGAAGAAAAACCTAAATTTTCAGGTGGAGCTTATCATACATTCTTAAAGAAGGTAGATAACTTTTTAGATATACCTTTTGAAGAGGCTTATACAGAGAGAGAAAAAAGAGCTTCCATTCTTGCTGAGGTGGATGAAATTGTTCAAGAAAAAGTTATAAAGATAAGAGAAAGGGGTATAAACCATCCCTTTGTAAAGCAGTTTGTTGTAAGTAAAGCTAATCCTTTTGGAAGAAAAAGAAAACTTGATGTAAATTATTATGAAGCCTTTGAAATGTTTAAAGAAAGGTTAAATGAACTTGATGTTTCAAAAGTAAGTTTGGAAGATATTGTATCAGCAGAAAGTAGTTTTGAGGAGTAA
- a CDS encoding ABC transporter ATP-binding protein has product MSEIILRAEGLYKSFNSPNGKIEVLKGVDLVVRKGDKILIQGPSGSGKTTLLMLLSFLDRPDNGKIFYMEELISLEDERKLSLLRNEKFGFIFQFYNLIRELNALENVIVPLLIRGESVKKAKEKAKKILEMVGLSEKIYSFPAEMSGGEEQRVAIARAIVGEPEIIFADEPTGSLDEKNALKVMEILFDLVDKNNVSLIMVSHNPLWTKYFNLSYYLQEGRLKLIK; this is encoded by the coding sequence ATGAGTGAAATTATTTTAAGAGCAGAGGGACTTTATAAGAGCTTCAATTCTCCAAATGGTAAAATTGAAGTATTAAAAGGAGTGGATTTAGTTGTGAGAAAGGGTGATAAAATTCTTATTCAGGGTCCTTCTGGTTCAGGTAAAACAACTCTTTTAATGCTTCTTTCTTTTCTTGACAGACCTGATAATGGTAAAATTTTTTATATGGAAGAACTTATTTCCTTGGAAGACGAAAGAAAGTTATCTTTATTAAGGAATGAAAAATTTGGATTTATATTCCAATTTTATAATTTAATAAGAGAATTGAATGCCCTTGAAAATGTTATAGTTCCTCTTTTGATAAGGGGAGAAAGTGTTAAAAAAGCAAAGGAAAAAGCAAAGAAAATTCTTGAGATGGTTGGATTAAGTGAAAAAATATATTCTTTTCCTGCAGAGATGTCAGGAGGAGAGGAGCAAAGGGTAGCAATAGCAAGAGCAATCGTTGGGGAACCTGAAATAATTTTTGCTGATGAACCAACTGGCAGTCTTGATGAAAAGAATGCTTTAAAAGTTATGGAGATTCTCTTTGACCTCGTGGATAAAAATAATGTATCTTTGATTATGGTTTCACATAATCCTTTATGGACAAAATACTTTAATTTATCTTATTATTTACAAGAAGGAAGATTAAAATTAATAAAATGA
- the prfB gene encoding peptide chain release factor 2: MEKTELLEKWEKLKSFLNADSLQKEKENLERESAGEGFWQDKKRAKEVMGRLNEIKETLKFIEEIEKKFEELKELELLKEEDKDLGEEIEEEIGKIIKELNKKIEEIEIKLILDEPDDHKNCILTIHPGAGGTESMDWASMLLRMYLRFCERKGFKVEADIQPGEEAGVKSATLFIEGKYAYGLLKAERGVHRLVRISPFDASRRRHTSFAAVFVYPEVEEVEVEINEDDLEIETFRASGPGGQHVQKASTAIRIRHIPTGIVVSCQSERSLHQNRMYAMRILRARLKEYYDKKQKEKLEKLEKEKTDIAWGNQIRSYILHPYKLIKDHRTGLETGRVDDVLDGDIEEFIKTYLLMEGKNEGKQKVS, translated from the coding sequence ATGGAAAAAACAGAACTCCTTGAAAAATGGGAAAAATTAAAAAGTTTTCTTAATGCTGATTCCCTTCAAAAGGAAAAGGAAAATCTTGAGAGGGAATCAGCAGGAGAAGGATTCTGGCAGGATAAGAAGAGAGCGAAAGAAGTTATGGGAAGGTTAAATGAAATTAAAGAAACACTTAAATTTATAGAAGAAATAGAAAAAAAATTTGAAGAATTAAAGGAACTTGAGTTATTGAAAGAAGAAGATAAAGATTTAGGTGAGGAGATTGAAGAAGAAATAGGGAAAATAATTAAAGAATTGAATAAGAAAATAGAAGAAATTGAGATAAAACTTATACTTGATGAACCAGATGACCACAAAAATTGTATTTTAACAATTCATCCTGGGGCAGGTGGAACAGAATCAATGGATTGGGCTTCAATGCTTTTGAGAATGTATTTAAGGTTTTGTGAGAGAAAAGGTTTTAAAGTAGAAGCCGATATACAGCCAGGAGAAGAAGCGGGTGTAAAATCTGCTACTTTATTTATAGAGGGTAAGTATGCCTATGGGCTTTTAAAAGCTGAAAGGGGTGTTCATAGGCTTGTGAGAATCTCACCTTTTGATGCATCAAGAAGGAGGCACACTTCCTTTGCAGCAGTGTTTGTTTATCCTGAAGTAGAAGAAGTGGAAGTAGAAATAAATGAAGATGATCTTGAAATAGAAACTTTCAGAGCTTCTGGTCCTGGTGGTCAGCATGTTCAAAAGGCATCAACTGCAATAAGAATAAGACATATTCCAACAGGAATAGTTGTATCATGTCAGAGTGAGAGGTCCTTACATCAGAATAGGATGTATGCGATGAGGATTTTAAGGGCAAGGTTAAAAGAGTATTATGATAAAAAACAGAAAGAGAAACTTGAAAAACTGGAAAAAGAAAAAACAGATATCGCATGGGGTAATCAGATAAGGAGTTATATTTTGCATCCTTATAAACTTATAAAAGATCACAGAACAGGGCTTGAAACAGGAAGAGTTGATGATGTTCTTGATGGTGATATCGAAGAATTTATAAAAACTTATCTTTTAATGGAGGGAAAAAATGAAGGAAAACAAAAAGTATCCTGA
- a CDS encoding aldehyde dehydrogenase family protein, whose translation MIRQKEIEFLLEKYSNTLSSFWKREKEFIKKYIEKKGKSFKYFEEPLNNIFSIFGNKNKLLKKVKKDLPFSKFKKIKKKKSFLLTPGNIPLIEIQYLYFLILVSEEILWRPSKNFIELSNKLLDYLKKNNFKNIKIVKDDLENLKEKIKDYDYFVLIGSDRTIKEFKKNIDKSKKIIEYGSKTSVSIITDKVKIKEFIKDIIYFSHSGCLSPTVIFVHKNIFNEFLGKLKKELSKIKGLFSEREKLFNFYIYLSEEEKIEKIGEFYIKLNPENIFISKGFINIYEFSKFENLVKKIKNIENFIQGMSIYPFKTEILKILKENFKNVYIKKIGKLQIIDENFFADGIKPLSLLFD comes from the coding sequence ATGATAAGACAAAAAGAAATTGAATTTCTTTTAGAAAAATACTCTAATACTTTAAGTTCTTTTTGGAAAAGGGAAAAAGAATTTATAAAAAAATATATTGAAAAAAAAGGAAAAAGTTTTAAGTATTTTGAAGAACCTCTTAATAATATATTCTCAATTTTTGGTAATAAAAATAAATTGCTTAAAAAAGTTAAAAAGGATTTACCTTTTTCAAAATTTAAAAAAATTAAAAAAAAGAAGAGTTTCTTATTGACTCCTGGTAATATTCCTCTAATAGAAATTCAATATCTTTACTTTTTAATTCTGGTTTCAGAAGAAATATTATGGAGACCAAGCAAAAATTTTATTGAACTTTCTAACAAACTCCTTGACTATTTGAAAAAGAATAATTTTAAAAATATTAAAATTGTTAAAGATGATTTGGAAAATTTAAAGGAAAAAATAAAAGATTATGATTATTTTGTTCTTATCGGATCTGACAGAACCATAAAGGAATTTAAAAAAAATATTGATAAATCAAAAAAAATTATAGAATATGGTAGTAAGACAAGTGTTTCAATTATTACGGATAAAGTAAAAATAAAAGAATTTATAAAGGATATTATTTATTTTTCCCATTCAGGCTGTTTATCACCAACAGTTATTTTTGTTCATAAAAATATTTTTAATGAATTTTTAGGAAAATTAAAAAAAGAACTTTCAAAAATAAAAGGTTTATTCAGTGAAAGGGAAAAATTATTCAATTTTTACATTTATCTTTCTGAAGAGGAAAAAATAGAAAAAATTGGTGAATTTTATATAAAATTGAATCCTGAAAACATCTTCATATCAAAAGGTTTTATAAATATTTATGAATTTTCAAAATTTGAAAATTTAGTTAAAAAAATTAAAAATATTGAAAATTTTATACAGGGAATGAGCATTTATCCTTTTAAAACAGAAATTTTAAAAATCCTAAAGGAAAACTTCAAGAATGTTTATATTAAAAAGATAGGAAAACTTCAAATTATAGATGAAAATTTCTTTGCTGATGGAATAAAACCTTTAAGTTTATTATTTGATTAA
- a CDS encoding MerR family transcriptional regulator: protein MREKFYYTIKEVSEITGIKPHVIRYWESQIPALRPKKIRGRRFYTKEEINIINLIKKLHYEEGLTIEGVKKKILSMKDKKQIDLPLEKDDRKILKEIKLELLRIIEYLKS from the coding sequence ATGAGAGAGAAGTTTTATTATACAATAAAGGAAGTTTCAGAAATTACAGGAATTAAACCTCATGTAATAAGATACTGGGAATCTCAAATTCCAGCTTTAAGACCAAAGAAAATAAGGGGAAGAAGGTTTTATACAAAGGAAGAAATAAATATTATAAACCTTATCAAAAAGTTACATTATGAAGAGGGATTAACAATTGAGGGAGTTAAGAAAAAAATTTTAAGTATGAAAGATAAAAAACAAATTGATCTTCCCCTTGAAAAGGATGACAGGAAAATTTTAAAAGAAATAAAATTGGAACTTTTGAGAATAATTGAATACTTAAAGTCTTGA
- a CDS encoding UvrB/UvrC motif-containing protein: MKEKMEKICEKCKKNKAEVKLVIYESGEKQVLELCKECAEKESMGISPSPYPVPKKENPVLKPEEDLVCVNCGLKFSEFLKITKFKCEKCYESFEPNISKIIYDYHKAKEHKGKIYKGVYEPNKEFRLRVLKRALEEAINREEFERAARLRDLIKEVEEGNDT, translated from the coding sequence ATGAAAGAAAAAATGGAAAAAATTTGTGAAAAATGTAAAAAGAATAAAGCAGAGGTAAAACTTGTTATTTATGAAAGTGGTGAAAAGCAAGTTCTTGAACTCTGTAAAGAATGTGCTGAAAAGGAGTCTATGGGGATTTCTCCTTCTCCATATCCTGTTCCTAAAAAAGAAAATCCTGTTTTAAAACCTGAGGAAGATCTTGTTTGTGTAAATTGTGGTTTAAAATTTTCTGAATTTTTAAAAATAACCAAATTTAAGTGTGAAAAATGTTATGAAAGTTTTGAACCAAATATAAGTAAGATAATTTATGATTATCATAAAGCAAAGGAGCATAAAGGTAAAATTTATAAGGGAGTTTATGAGCCCAATAAGGAATTCAGGTTGAGAGTTTTAAAAAGAGCACTGGAAGAAGCGATAAATAGGGAGGAATTTGAAAGAGCTGCTCGACTCAGAGACCTTATAAAGGAGGTGGAAGAAGGAAATGATACCTGA